From Haloglomus litoreum, the proteins below share one genomic window:
- a CDS encoding EthD family reductase has protein sequence MHKLIAVWSAPDPEDEEAFEEHYQNVHAPKAAAVPNLQKLVTTRTSEGLEDADPAFYRVAEMVFETPEAMHEAEESEEWQAVREDAGEMIERFGVTMEVGIGERTVHEGDN, from the coding sequence ATGCACAAACTAATAGCCGTCTGGTCAGCACCAGATCCGGAAGACGAAGAGGCATTCGAAGAGCACTACCAGAACGTGCACGCGCCGAAGGCGGCCGCCGTGCCGAATCTGCAGAAACTTGTTACCACACGGACATCGGAGGGGCTGGAGGATGCCGACCCGGCGTTCTATCGTGTCGCCGAGATGGTCTTCGAGACCCCGGAGGCCATGCACGAGGCCGAGGAGTCCGAGGAGTGGCAGGCCGTCCGTGAGGACGCCGGCGAGATGATCGAGCGGTTCGGCGTGACGATGGAGGTCGGCATCGGCGAGCGAACCGTCCACGAGGGAGACAACTGA
- a CDS encoding D-2-hydroxyacid dehydrogenase has translation MPERPSIVVLRAKPHGIPAEEYHQLLRDRLPDHSVELARTPHEERELITDADIATGIRFDPVLLDHAEALRLFACGAAGVDHLPLERLAEAGVALTNASGVHGPNIAEHVLGSLLVFARGLHRAWARQERAEWRHERSFGELQGSTVTVVGLGAIGEAIVDRLSPFGVPTIGVRHTPEKGGPTDEVVGYGNDPFHDALARTDYLVLACPLSETTRGLVGAEELRTLPPSAVLVNVARGPVVDTEALLGALRNFSQLRGAALDVTDPEPLPNDHPLWDLGNVLLTPHCAGDTPQYWERLADIVVENVERVESTGTYDGLRNQVLPRE, from the coding sequence ATGCCTGAGCGACCGTCCATCGTCGTCCTGCGGGCCAAGCCACACGGCATCCCCGCCGAGGAGTACCACCAGCTGCTACGCGACCGCCTCCCCGACCACAGCGTCGAACTGGCCCGGACGCCACACGAGGAACGCGAGCTGATCACGGACGCTGACATCGCGACCGGCATCCGGTTCGACCCCGTGCTGCTCGACCACGCGGAAGCGCTACGCCTGTTCGCCTGCGGGGCGGCCGGCGTCGACCACCTCCCGCTGGAGCGACTGGCGGAGGCCGGCGTCGCCCTCACGAACGCCAGCGGCGTCCACGGCCCGAACATCGCCGAGCACGTGCTGGGGTCGCTGCTCGTCTTCGCCCGGGGCCTCCACCGGGCCTGGGCACGACAGGAACGTGCCGAGTGGCGTCACGAGCGCTCGTTCGGCGAACTGCAGGGGTCGACCGTCACGGTGGTCGGACTCGGGGCCATCGGGGAGGCCATCGTCGACCGCCTCTCGCCGTTCGGCGTCCCCACCATCGGCGTCCGGCACACCCCCGAGAAGGGTGGCCCCACGGACGAGGTCGTCGGGTACGGGAACGACCCCTTCCACGACGCGCTGGCCCGGACCGACTACCTCGTCCTCGCCTGCCCGCTCTCCGAGACGACCCGGGGGCTCGTCGGCGCCGAGGAGCTCCGGACGCTACCGCCGAGCGCGGTGCTGGTCAACGTCGCGCGGGGACCGGTCGTCGACACCGAGGCGCTCCTGGGAGCCCTCCGGAACTTCAGTCAACTCCGCGGCGCCGCACTCGACGTGACCGATCCGGAGCCGCTCCCGAACGACCACCCCCTCTGGGACCTGGGGAACGTGCTGCTCACCCCGCACTGCGCCGGGGACACCCCGCAGTACTGGGAGCGGCTGGCCGACATCGTCGTCGAGAACGTCGAGCGGGTCGAGTCGACCGGGACGTACGACGGGCTCCGGAACCAGGTGCTCCCCCGGGAGTAG
- a CDS encoding SDR family NAD(P)-dependent oxidoreductase — protein sequence MTTATNLVADQTVVVTGGASGIGRGVALTFAEHGADVVVADIRETPREGGTPTVERVREETDRDAAFVECDVTLEGEFDPVLEAAEEFGGVDTLVNNAAIADADDFDVTTERFEEFMAVNVRGYFLAARAVATRLVEEGRGGTIINVSSTEAMRTPAARPVYAATRGAVRNLTFGFAGRFGSEGIRVNALYPGLFKTAMTTDDIPLHDNMDAIAPRIPMGRHGELDEVGGPAVFLASDLASYVTAAELVVDGGITYVSG from the coding sequence ATGACAACAGCCACCAACCTGGTCGCCGACCAGACAGTCGTCGTGACCGGCGGGGCGAGCGGTATCGGTCGTGGCGTGGCGCTCACGTTCGCCGAGCACGGCGCGGACGTGGTCGTCGCGGACATCCGGGAGACGCCACGCGAGGGCGGCACACCGACCGTCGAGCGGGTCCGCGAGGAGACCGACCGCGACGCCGCGTTCGTCGAGTGCGACGTGACGCTGGAGGGGGAGTTCGACCCCGTTCTGGAGGCCGCCGAGGAGTTCGGTGGCGTCGACACGCTCGTCAACAACGCCGCCATCGCCGACGCGGACGATTTCGACGTCACGACCGAACGGTTCGAGGAGTTCATGGCGGTGAACGTCCGCGGCTACTTCCTCGCCGCGCGTGCGGTGGCGACCCGGCTGGTGGAGGAGGGACGCGGCGGGACCATCATCAACGTCTCCAGTACGGAGGCGATGCGGACGCCCGCGGCCCGACCGGTGTATGCGGCCACGAGGGGTGCCGTCCGGAACCTCACGTTCGGCTTCGCCGGCCGGTTCGGCTCGGAGGGCATCCGGGTGAACGCGCTCTACCCCGGCCTCTTCAAGACCGCCATGACGACCGACGACATCCCGCTGCACGACAACATGGACGCCATCGCCCCCCGCATCCCGATGGGGCGTCACGGCGAACTCGACGAGGTGGGCGGGCCGGCCGTGTTCCTGGCCTCCGACCTCGCCTCGTACGTGACCGCTGCCGAACTCGTCGTCGACGGCGGCATCACCTACGTCTCGGGATGA
- a CDS encoding ABC transporter ATP-binding protein — MSLLDISGLEAGYGDVKVLHGVDLHVEDGEWVVIVGPNGAGKSTLIKTVFGLADHTGGTITLRGESMTDLRSKEIIRRGIGYVPQNDNVFPPLTVAENLRMGAYILDEVPEDTLAEIYDLFPILDERRNQKAGSLSGGQRQMLAMGRALMLDPDILLLDEPSAGLAPDLVEETFQRIEYINDTGTAILMVEQNAKKALERGDRGYVLVQGRNRFTDDADELLGNEEVRQEFLGG, encoded by the coding sequence ATGTCGTTGCTCGATATCTCCGGTCTCGAGGCCGGATATGGGGATGTGAAGGTCCTCCACGGGGTCGACCTCCACGTGGAGGACGGGGAGTGGGTGGTCATCGTCGGTCCGAACGGTGCGGGCAAGAGCACGCTGATCAAGACCGTCTTCGGTCTCGCCGACCACACCGGCGGGACGATCACGCTCCGCGGGGAGTCGATGACGGACCTCCGGTCGAAGGAGATCATCCGCCGAGGGATCGGCTACGTCCCGCAGAACGACAACGTCTTCCCGCCGCTGACGGTGGCCGAGAACCTCCGGATGGGGGCGTACATCCTCGACGAGGTGCCCGAGGACACGCTGGCGGAGATCTACGACCTCTTCCCCATCCTCGACGAGCGCCGGAACCAGAAGGCGGGGTCGCTCTCGGGAGGGCAGCGCCAGATGCTCGCGATGGGTCGGGCGCTGATGCTGGACCCGGACATCCTGCTGCTTGACGAGCCCTCCGCCGGCCTCGCACCGGACCTCGTCGAGGAGACGTTCCAGCGCATCGAGTACATCAACGACACCGGGACGGCGATCCTCATGGTGGAACAGAACGCCAAGAAGGCGCTCGAGCGTGGCGATCGGGGGTACGTGCTGGTGCAGGGCCGGAACCGGTTCACCGACGACGCCGACGAACTGCTCGGGAACGAGGAGGTCCGCCAGGAGTTCCTCGGCGGATAG
- a CDS encoding ABC transporter substrate-binding protein, whose product MTDDSINRRTVLAGLSAMGAASLAGCSVSQEGNDGGGDGGDGGGGGDGGGGGDGGDGGDGGSGEQREGAVTLDSVHVVAADNQTGPFNYLFTSANKMTQIALDEIEAAGGPLEADVTFDFQDTAVNPANWKEAMTKGVFSDNAAFIYGSATNEVVAHREWIKDNEIPVVTGWPGGLDLRQYGGDRGNPDDLSQHDWIWRTIVGDSLTQLGAAQWAVETKGWTRFGVFHGASSDQAVTADAFIDALESKDGTVAEEIQFQEGKTNYGAELDRMPWDDIDAVWIMTTVDTGIGFMRQWGNSEYGDKPAVLQEWARPQSFIDQTKEVLQDKEIYTMAGTPATDDPLYQEGKGKFEERYPDSDWYPQFTLPPYDAAIVACLALHRAGTLGNLPADPSIEEIRREIERNIGHVGRPPGTEVTSFADGKAALDDGDDINYQGYYSTCDFTEFGNVLVDVNMFKYPTSDQETYQQVATIPPEDLQSLTDGNY is encoded by the coding sequence ATGACGGACGATAGCATCAACCGACGAACAGTACTTGCTGGACTCAGCGCGATGGGCGCAGCCTCGCTAGCGGGGTGCAGCGTCTCCCAGGAAGGAAACGACGGTGGCGGCGACGGCGGTGACGGTGGTGGTGGCGGTGACGGTGGTGGCGGCGGCGACGGCGGCGACGGCGGTGACGGCGGGTCGGGCGAGCAGCGGGAGGGAGCAGTGACGCTCGACTCGGTCCACGTGGTCGCCGCGGACAACCAGACCGGGCCGTTCAACTACCTGTTCACGTCGGCGAACAAGATGACACAGATCGCGCTCGACGAGATCGAGGCGGCCGGCGGCCCACTGGAGGCCGACGTCACCTTCGACTTCCAGGACACGGCGGTCAACCCCGCCAACTGGAAGGAGGCGATGACGAAGGGCGTCTTCAGCGACAACGCGGCGTTCATCTACGGGAGCGCGACCAACGAGGTCGTCGCACACCGCGAGTGGATCAAGGACAACGAGATCCCGGTCGTCACCGGCTGGCCGGGCGGGCTGGACCTCCGGCAGTACGGTGGCGACAGGGGGAACCCGGACGACCTGAGCCAGCACGACTGGATCTGGCGGACCATCGTGGGCGACAGCCTCACGCAGCTCGGCGCCGCGCAGTGGGCCGTCGAGACCAAGGGCTGGACGCGCTTCGGCGTCTTCCACGGCGCCTCGTCCGACCAGGCGGTGACCGCCGACGCGTTCATCGACGCCCTCGAGTCGAAGGACGGCACCGTCGCCGAGGAGATCCAGTTCCAGGAGGGGAAGACCAACTACGGGGCCGAACTCGACCGGATGCCCTGGGACGACATCGACGCGGTCTGGATCATGACCACCGTCGACACCGGGATCGGGTTCATGCGCCAGTGGGGCAACTCCGAGTACGGTGACAAGCCGGCGGTCCTGCAGGAGTGGGCCCGCCCCCAGAGCTTCATCGACCAGACGAAGGAGGTGCTCCAGGACAAGGAGATCTACACCATGGCGGGGACCCCCGCGACGGACGACCCGCTGTACCAGGAGGGCAAGGGCAAGTTCGAGGAGCGGTACCCCGACTCGGACTGGTACCCGCAGTTCACGCTGCCGCCGTACGACGCGGCCATCGTCGCCTGTCTCGCACTCCACCGCGCGGGAACGCTGGGCAACCTTCCCGCGGACCCCTCCATCGAGGAGATCCGGCGGGAGATCGAGCGCAACATCGGCCACGTCGGCCGGCCCCCGGGAACCGAGGTCACCAGTTTCGCCGACGGGAAGGCGGCGCTGGACGACGGCGATGACATCAACTACCAGGGCTACTACAGCACGTGTGACTTCACCGAGTTCGGCAACGTGCTCGTCGACGTCAACATGTTCAAGTACCCGACATCGGATCAGGAGACCTACCAGCAGGTGGCCACGATCCCGCCGGAAGACCTCCAGTCGCTCACCGATGGCAACTACTGA
- a CDS encoding branched-chain amino acid ABC transporter permease: protein MALVDLVISGLETGSFIAVAAIGITLVYGFTDMINFAHAEFMVIGAYVGVLSVNALGLPLIGALVLVPLVSAAAGWAVARTFFMPIREAGPIPLLVTSIGVGLLLRFGIQITASPTPRYLDLGFVSETVTVGGVTMASYTPLVIGIAAASFVLLHLLLTRTTLGTALRAMGANEDLALVTGIDTDRLRHYIWLISSAMGGLAGFLLTFPLFAIPSLGFQQIIIVIAAAILGGAGSVYGAIAGAYVLGLTIAISTGMLLPAWGTNLGTTVAFVVLFLVLLVRPGGIAGAEVTKMREVA, encoded by the coding sequence ATGGCACTCGTTGACCTCGTCATCTCCGGTCTCGAGACGGGATCGTTCATCGCCGTGGCCGCGATCGGCATCACGCTCGTCTACGGCTTCACCGATATGATCAACTTCGCACATGCGGAGTTCATGGTCATCGGTGCCTACGTCGGCGTGCTGTCGGTCAACGCGCTCGGGCTGCCGCTGATCGGTGCGCTGGTGCTCGTCCCGCTCGTGTCCGCAGCCGCGGGCTGGGCCGTCGCCCGGACGTTCTTCATGCCGATCCGGGAGGCCGGCCCCATCCCGCTGCTGGTGACATCCATCGGCGTGGGGCTGTTGCTCCGGTTCGGCATCCAGATCACCGCGTCGCCGACGCCACGGTATCTGGACCTCGGCTTCGTCTCCGAGACCGTGACCGTCGGCGGCGTGACGATGGCCAGCTACACGCCGCTGGTCATCGGCATCGCGGCCGCCTCGTTCGTCCTGCTGCACCTGCTGCTGACACGGACGACGCTGGGGACCGCGCTCCGGGCGATGGGCGCCAACGAGGACCTCGCCCTCGTGACCGGTATCGACACGGACCGGCTGCGCCACTACATCTGGCTCATCTCCTCGGCCATGGGCGGGCTGGCGGGGTTCCTGCTGACGTTCCCCCTGTTCGCCATCCCGAGCCTGGGCTTCCAGCAGATCATCATCGTCATCGCGGCGGCCATCCTCGGCGGCGCGGGGAGCGTCTACGGCGCCATCGCCGGCGCGTACGTCCTCGGGCTGACGATCGCCATCTCCACGGGTATGCTCCTCCCCGCGTGGGGCACCAACCTCGGGACCACCGTCGCGTTCGTGGTGCTGTTCCTCGTCCTGCTCGTCAGGCCGGGCGGCATCGCGGGCGCCGAGGTGACCAAGATGCGGGAGGTGGCGTAG
- a CDS encoding branched-chain amino acid ABC transporter permease → MATDSLRERLGGTTDFDQVGERTRLIAALGVGLFVLTLGFLFSSLVVSVPNASLVFIETGITWGVYALLVLGLNVQFGNTGLVNFGYLVFFMLGGYTFALVTSDAAAFGGLGLAWPVGVVAVLVAVLVLGLAFGVVALRLRDDFLAIVTLAALLVGIELIESFDGITGGTNGIYGIPELLDGLAGTYQNRLVTTLLLVISFVLVGYAVSQRLTEGPYGRVLRSIRSDELVSQTLGKRTFRYKVQAFLFGAVMAGIAGILLSTHRGSITPDFFGLHITIIVWVGMLLGGSGNNRSVLAGLAIILALNLSLRFVSSGVTDLIPNVRFGAVSQMIIGLVLVLVMRYRPEGIWGNPAELEVHE, encoded by the coding sequence ATGGCGACCGACTCGCTGCGCGAGCGGCTCGGTGGCACGACCGACTTCGATCAGGTCGGCGAACGGACCAGGCTCATCGCCGCGCTCGGCGTCGGGCTGTTCGTGCTGACGCTCGGGTTCCTGTTCAGCAGCCTCGTGGTTTCGGTCCCCAACGCGAGCCTCGTCTTCATCGAGACGGGCATCACGTGGGGGGTCTATGCACTGCTCGTGCTCGGGCTGAACGTCCAGTTCGGCAACACCGGCCTCGTCAACTTCGGCTATCTGGTCTTCTTCATGCTCGGCGGGTACACGTTCGCGCTCGTCACCTCGGACGCCGCGGCGTTCGGGGGGCTGGGCCTGGCCTGGCCGGTCGGGGTGGTCGCCGTGCTCGTCGCTGTACTCGTGCTCGGACTGGCGTTCGGGGTCGTGGCGCTCCGGCTGCGCGACGACTTCCTCGCCATCGTCACGCTCGCGGCGCTGCTGGTCGGCATCGAGCTCATCGAGTCGTTCGACGGCATCACCGGCGGGACGAACGGTATCTACGGCATCCCGGAGCTCCTCGACGGCCTCGCCGGCACGTACCAGAACCGGCTGGTGACGACGCTGCTGCTGGTGATCAGCTTCGTCCTCGTCGGGTACGCGGTCAGCCAGCGGCTGACCGAAGGGCCCTACGGTCGGGTCCTCCGCTCGATCCGGTCGGACGAGCTGGTCTCCCAGACCCTCGGGAAGCGGACCTTCCGCTACAAGGTCCAGGCGTTCCTGTTCGGGGCGGTGATGGCCGGCATCGCCGGCATCCTGCTGTCGACCCACCGGGGCTCGATCACGCCGGACTTCTTCGGCCTCCACATCACGATCATCGTCTGGGTCGGGATGCTGCTGGGCGGCTCGGGCAACAACCGGAGCGTCCTCGCGGGGCTGGCGATCATCCTCGCGCTCAACCTGTCGCTCCGGTTCGTCTCGAGCGGCGTGACCGACCTGATACCGAACGTCCGGTTCGGCGCGGTCAGCCAGATGATCATCGGCCTGGTACTGGTGCTGGTGATGCGGTACCGCCCGGAGGGCATCTGGGGGAACCCGGCGGAACTGGAGGTTCACGAATGA
- a CDS encoding ABC transporter ATP-binding protein has protein sequence MSLFEASGVGKRFAGLQALDDVSVSIDEGELVGLIGPNGAGKSTFFNVVTGVRRPDEGSVRFDGADITGLRPASIARRGMVRTFQMSRELGAMTVEENLALGASNHPGETVSGALVRTQAVRERERETLERVAELVDFLELSELADEYASKLSGGQRKLLALGRVLMSDPELILLDEPFAGVNPTLERKLVERIVELNEDGMTFLIVEHEIETLVEVCDRLVVLHNGRVLTEGEPEAVVSDDEVIDAYLGDTLQST, from the coding sequence ATGAGCCTGTTCGAGGCCAGTGGCGTCGGGAAGCGGTTCGCCGGGCTGCAGGCCCTCGACGACGTCTCCGTCTCCATCGACGAGGGCGAACTCGTCGGGCTCATCGGCCCGAACGGGGCCGGCAAGAGCACGTTCTTCAACGTGGTCACCGGCGTCCGGCGGCCCGACGAGGGGAGCGTCCGGTTCGACGGCGCGGACATCACGGGCCTGCGGCCGGCCAGTATCGCCCGGCGCGGGATGGTCCGGACGTTCCAGATGTCCCGCGAACTCGGCGCGATGACCGTCGAGGAGAACCTGGCACTCGGCGCCAGCAACCACCCCGGCGAGACGGTCAGCGGGGCACTCGTCCGGACGCAAGCGGTCCGCGAGCGCGAGCGCGAGACGCTGGAGCGGGTGGCCGAACTCGTCGACTTCCTCGAACTCTCGGAGCTGGCAGACGAGTACGCCAGCAAGCTCTCCGGCGGCCAGCGGAAGCTCCTTGCACTGGGCCGCGTGCTGATGTCCGACCCGGAGCTGATCCTGCTCGACGAGCCGTTCGCCGGCGTCAACCCGACGCTCGAGCGCAAACTCGTCGAGCGCATCGTCGAGTTGAACGAGGACGGGATGACCTTCCTCATCGTCGAGCACGAGATCGAGACCCTCGTCGAGGTCTGCGACCGGCTGGTCGTGCTCCACAACGGACGCGTCCTCACCGAGGGCGAGCCCGAGGCCGTCGTCAGCGACGACGAGGTCATCGACGCCTACCTCGGCGACACGCTCCAGTCCACGTGA
- a CDS encoding FAD-binding oxidoreductase gives MPHDCSFVGEILPSDQISFGDAERENHAADWWAGEVGIGVVPEVVVWPESTEEVAAVIRAANEHDVPVTPWAAGTSVEGNAVPKFDGISMDLTRMDAILEVRPDDFQIDVQPGIIGSEVNEAVASHGLVFPSMPSSADLSTIGGMIANDASGQQTVKYGEVGDWVLGLEVVTGEGAVMTCGSRAVKTSSGYNLKDLLIGSEGMLGVVTRATLRLDGLPEQKRGGRAVFADLDDASEAIYDAVRSGVDVAKIELIDALSARMANAHLDTGLPDAPMIFVEFHADHGIEEEVAFCRSIFEAHDVQQFEVGDEASAAELWKIRDELGFAVQGYDPDLTPMHPGDVTVPISEYPPLVRYAKELGEEYDLLVPTFGHAGDGNLHYTVLVDQSDEEMVERGERVYEAVLERALDVGGTCTGEHGIGMGKQQYLEREHGEVAVEMMRRVKRAFDPNDILNPGKMFPETAEEGGRVRFEH, from the coding sequence ATGCCACACGACTGCTCGTTCGTTGGTGAGATACTGCCATCGGATCAGATCTCGTTCGGGGACGCGGAGCGCGAGAATCACGCCGCCGACTGGTGGGCCGGCGAGGTCGGCATCGGCGTCGTCCCGGAGGTCGTGGTCTGGCCGGAGTCGACGGAGGAGGTGGCCGCGGTCATCCGGGCCGCCAACGAACACGATGTACCGGTGACCCCCTGGGCCGCGGGGACCTCCGTCGAGGGGAACGCGGTCCCGAAGTTCGACGGCATCAGCATGGACCTGACCCGGATGGACGCGATCCTGGAGGTCCGCCCGGACGACTTCCAGATCGACGTGCAGCCGGGGATCATCGGGTCGGAGGTGAACGAGGCGGTCGCCAGCCACGGACTGGTCTTCCCCTCGATGCCCTCCTCGGCCGACCTCTCGACCATCGGGGGGATGATCGCCAACGACGCCTCCGGACAGCAGACCGTCAAGTACGGCGAGGTCGGGGACTGGGTCCTCGGCCTGGAGGTGGTGACCGGTGAAGGTGCGGTGATGACCTGCGGGTCGCGGGCGGTCAAGACCTCCTCCGGCTACAACCTGAAGGACCTCCTCATCGGATCGGAGGGGATGCTCGGCGTGGTCACGCGGGCGACGCTCCGGCTCGACGGGCTGCCGGAGCAGAAACGCGGCGGCCGAGCGGTGTTCGCGGACCTCGACGACGCCTCGGAGGCCATCTACGATGCCGTCCGTTCGGGCGTCGACGTCGCGAAGATCGAGCTCATCGACGCGCTATCCGCCCGGATGGCCAACGCGCACCTGGACACCGGCCTCCCGGACGCGCCGATGATCTTCGTGGAGTTCCACGCCGACCACGGTATCGAGGAGGAGGTGGCGTTCTGCCGCTCCATCTTCGAGGCCCACGACGTCCAGCAGTTCGAGGTCGGCGACGAGGCCAGCGCCGCGGAGCTCTGGAAGATCCGGGACGAACTCGGCTTCGCCGTCCAGGGGTACGACCCGGACCTCACGCCGATGCATCCCGGCGACGTGACCGTCCCCATCTCCGAGTACCCGCCGCTGGTCCGGTACGCCAAGGAGCTGGGCGAGGAGTACGACCTGCTGGTCCCGACGTTCGGTCACGCGGGCGACGGGAACCTCCACTACACCGTGCTGGTGGACCAGTCCGACGAGGAGATGGTCGAGCGGGGCGAGCGTGTCTACGAGGCCGTCCTCGAGCGGGCACTGGATGTCGGCGGCACCTGTACCGGCGAGCACGGGATCGGGATGGGGAAACAGCAGTACCTCGAGCGCGAACACGGCGAGGTCGCGGTGGAGATGATGCGACGGGTCAAGCGGGCGTTCGACCCGAACGACATCCTCAACCCGGGGAAGATGTTCCCGGAGACCGCCGAAGAGGGCGGTCGCGTCCGGTTCGAGCACTGA
- a CDS encoding alpha-hydroxy-acid oxidizing protein: protein MTDEDADRLDGIGPALQQEIYIEGEGPSVPLSAEELERQALDAMAADVRTFVEGGAGGGGTMRSNRRAFDRWQLVPRVLRDVAARDLSTEFLGRTLPAPVMLAPIGAQAIHHDDGELATARAAASLGIPYIVSTVSSRPLEEVAGAMGETPKLFQLYWGPDRELVESFVGRAEEAGYDALVVTVDMPLTGWRERDADEAALPPLRGEGLANYTTDPVFRAAVDQPLSDHPEQVVEQYLASFTDASLTWDDLAWLRERTDLPILLKGVLHPDDAVSALDHGVDGLVVSNHGGRQLDGAVGALQALPRIAEAVDGQVPVVFDSGIRRGPDALTALALGADAVAIGRPYIYGLALAGEDGVRDVLRNFLGDLDIGLGLAGYSDVADLDRAALWESTDGV, encoded by the coding sequence ATGACCGACGAGGACGCCGACCGGCTCGACGGTATCGGCCCGGCCCTGCAGCAGGAGATCTACATCGAGGGTGAGGGCCCGTCGGTCCCGCTCTCGGCCGAGGAACTGGAACGGCAGGCGCTGGACGCGATGGCGGCCGACGTCCGGACGTTCGTCGAGGGGGGCGCGGGCGGCGGTGGAACGATGCGGTCGAATCGGCGGGCGTTCGACCGGTGGCAGCTCGTCCCCCGCGTGCTCCGCGACGTGGCCGCGCGCGACCTCTCGACGGAGTTCCTCGGCCGGACGCTGCCCGCACCAGTCATGCTGGCGCCCATCGGCGCACAGGCCATCCACCACGACGACGGCGAGCTGGCGACCGCCAGGGCCGCCGCGTCGCTCGGCATCCCGTACATCGTGAGCACGGTCTCCTCCCGGCCGCTGGAGGAGGTGGCCGGGGCGATGGGCGAGACCCCGAAGCTGTTCCAGCTCTACTGGGGGCCCGACCGCGAGCTGGTGGAGAGCTTCGTCGGACGCGCAGAGGAGGCCGGCTACGACGCGCTGGTCGTCACGGTGGACATGCCGCTGACCGGGTGGCGCGAGCGCGACGCCGACGAGGCCGCGCTGCCACCGCTCCGGGGCGAGGGGCTGGCCAACTACACCACGGATCCGGTCTTCCGCGCGGCGGTCGACCAGCCCCTGTCGGACCACCCGGAACAGGTGGTCGAGCAGTACCTCGCCTCGTTCACGGACGCATCGCTCACCTGGGACGACCTCGCCTGGCTCCGGGAGCGCACGGACCTCCCGATCCTGCTGAAGGGGGTGCTCCACCCCGACGACGCGGTATCGGCGCTCGACCACGGCGTCGACGGGCTCGTCGTCTCGAACCACGGGGGCCGCCAGCTCGACGGGGCCGTCGGTGCCCTCCAGGCGCTGCCGCGGATCGCCGAGGCCGTCGACGGGCAGGTACCGGTCGTCTTCGACAGCGGGATCCGCCGCGGCCCGGACGCACTCACGGCGCTCGCACTCGGCGCCGACGCCGTCGCCATCGGGCGCCCGTACATCTACGGCCTGGCGCTGGCCGGCGAGGACGGCGTCCGGGACGTACTCAGGAACTTCCTCGGCGACCTCGACATCGGGCTCGGCCTCGCCGGCTACAGCGACGTGGCGGACCTCGACCGCGCGGCACTCTGGGAGTCCACCGATGGTGTGTGA